A genomic stretch from Malus domestica chromosome 15, GDT2T_hap1 includes:
- the LOC103442620 gene encoding AAA-ATPase At5g17760-like, with the protein MNMFSSKEMPSPSSLFSAYASMAASMMLFRSMANELIPHPVRGYLLCTIRYIFKTHSPQLTLVIEESNGISRNQVYEAAEIYLCTKISSNTERIRVSKSPKGKNLTIRLEKGEKLVDFYEGIQLKWRFVCAESQQNNRNDPFSPPRSEKRYFELTFHKQHREKVLDCYVPYILERANEMKDEERVLKMYTLNSNPYDGIKWEPINLEHPATFETLAMDQELKNAVIDDLNRFVRRKEFYKKVGRAWKRGYLLYGPPGTGKSSLVAAMANYLKFDVYDLQLTNIFRESDLRNLLLGTANRSILVIEDIDCSVDFPDRQHTDGRKQHQVQLTLSGLLNFIDGLWSSCGDERIIIFTTNHKERLDPALLRPGRMDMHIHMSYCTYHGFKLLASNYLGIYNHHHLYGEIEDLLKETEVTPAHVAEELMKNEDVDTALEGLVKLLKRKKLEGDECEAEAEKKTAAKRQKLGSNTRNL; encoded by the exons ATGAACATGTTCTCCTCCAAAGAAATGCCCTCTCCGTCGTCGTTGTTCTCTGCCTACGCCTCCATGGCGGCCTCGATGATGCTATTTCGGTCCATGGCCAACGAGCTCATTCCTCATCCGGTTAGGGGCTACCTTTTATGTACCATCAGATACATTTTCAAGACTCATTCCCCTCAACTCACCCTAGTCATAGAGGAATCAAATGGAATATCGCGCAACCAAGTCTACGAAGCTGCAGAGATTTATTTGTGCACAAAGATCAGCTCCAACACCGAAAGGATCAGAGTTAGCAAGAGCCCCAAGGGGAAGAACTTGACAATCCGACTCGAGAAAGGCGAGAAGTTGGTCGATTTCTATGAAGGGATTCAACTCAAATGGCGGTTTGTTTGTGCAGAGTCACAACAGAACAACCGTAATGATCCATTTTCTCCTCCGAGGTCCGAAAAGCGCTACTTTGAGCTAACATTCCACAAGCAGCACAGAGAGAAAGTTTTGGATTGTTATGTGCCTTATATTCTTGAAAGGGCCAATGAAATGAAAGATGAAGAAAGGGTTTTGAAGATGTACACATTGAATTCAAACCCTTACGATGGCATCAAATGGGAACCCATCAATCTCGAACACCCTGCAACGTTTGAGACTCTGGCCATGGACCAAGAGCTCAAGAATGCAGTTATCGATGATCTTAACAGGTTTGTCAGGAGGAAGGAGTTCTACAAGAAAGTAGGAAGGGCGTGGAAACGAGGGTACTTGCTGTATGGTCCTCCGGGCACTGGAAAATCGAGCTTGGTCGCAGCCATGGCTAATTATCTCAAGTTTGATGTCTACGACTTGCAGCTTACTAACATATTTCGTGAGTCAGACCTGAGAAACCTGCTGCTGGGCACCGCGAACAGGTCAATTCTTGTGATTGAAGACATTGATTGTAGCGTGGATTTTCCCGATCGTCAACATACAGATGGAAGAAAGCAGCATCAAGTACAG TTAACACTGTCTGGACTACTAAACTTCATAGATGGCTTATGGTCTAGCTGTGGAGACGAGAGGATCATAATTTTTACCACTAACCACAAAGAAAGGCTAGACCCTGCGCTTTTACGCCCGGGCCGCATGGACATGCACATTCATATGTCCTACTGCACATACCACGGATTCAAACTCTTGGCCTCGAACTACTTAGGCATCTATAACCACCACCACCTCTACGGAGAAATCGAAGACCTACTCAAGGAAACGGAGGTAACTCCAGCGCACGTTGCAGAAGAGCTGATGAAGAACGAAGATGTTGATACTGCACTCGAAGGGCTTGTCAAGCTTTTAAAGAGGAAGAAATTGGAAGGCGATGAATGTGAGGCAGAGGCTGAGAAGAAGACTGCAGCAAAGAGGCAGAAATTGGGAAGCAACACAAGAAATCTGTGA
- the LOC103442619 gene encoding uncharacterized protein, with product MSMELQTAGNPRKWRFTWEAQSHIPILRLFLFDSCTKPSTQCRKLTVHITPAESLVLVSWAEDAQEVSLRVPMPRVLVDAESPVSFSALDDHIEVKLVLLLPVDHPIVLSFDSLLSLDGGEEKALEGELKPLSLASEVKSLSSSGVHFYCRNCSFKLTASPLSQFVEMPSVNWREVADNWFGACCCSFGGISEKLVVRYANSYMCAKGVCLVNSTNITLCKDDLVGFEFPDLGECQRYDSESDGSGDNGFTESELNLGSNLTCNEDFAAESKSEVANDESNSEDAPHLCSGSVCSIKNSSTPGCCNHMGCHVQNYDGDSCRLCFSEISLEDQKPTKSTEILKNHESFLNGYLENIFMVRSSNLSIDVEWVEFFCPQCSSLLGAYPCDNGSALVDGGVRLFKCNVSTGLPVGEPADIFRKYTLESMFANQLLECAKDELSFRTVVSDLKSRSPRVQIVLMNTNSWSGTGHCLAREGNKEPVPKIDLHPVIKVLFSQCSSSTESQARMLEDSVTKDVVDEVFMLTHQIEELIETLSARKDMLPPSCSSLQGLSLSSMPR from the exons ATGTCCATGGAGCTTCAAACCGCCGGAAATCCGAGAAAATGGCGGTTCACATGGGAAGCCCAATCTCACATCCCAATCCTCCGCCTATTCCTATTCGATTCCTGCACAAAACCCTCGACTCAATGCCGGAAGCTCACCGTCCACATAACCCCCGCAGAGTCTCTGGTCCTGGTGAGCTGGGCCGAGGACGCTCAGGAGGTCTCGCTTAGGGTTCCAATGCCTAGGGTTTTGGTGGACGCTGAGTCGCCGGTGAGCTTCAGTGCCCTAGACGAtcacattgaagtcaagctcgtcctcctcctccctGTTGATCACCCCATTGTTTTGAGCTTCGATTCTTTACTCAGTTTGGATGGAGGGGAGGAGAAAGCGTTGGAGGGCGAATTGAAGCCGCTTTCGTTGGCTTCTG AGGTCAAGAGTCTATCATCGTCTGGAGTTCACTTTTACTGCAGAAATTGCTCGTTTAAGTTGACTGCAAGTCCCCTGAG CCAGTTTGTGGAAATGCCTTCAGTCAATTGGCGAGAGGTGGCTGATAACTGGTTTGGGGCTTGCTGTTGTTCATTTGGAGGCATTAGTGAGAAGCTGGTTGTTAGATATGCAAATTCTTACATGTGTGCAAAGGGTGTCTGCCTGGTGAACTCTACAAATATTACACTATGCAAGGATGAtcttgttggatttgaatttccTGACTTGGGTGAATGCCAAAGATACGATAGTGAATCAGATGGAAGTGGTGACAATGGTTTTACCGAGTCAGAACTTAATCTTGGAAGTAATCTCACATGCAATGAAGATTTTGCTGCAGAATCTAAATCTGAAGTTGCTAACGACGAAAGTAACAGTGAGGATGCACCTCATCTCTGCTCAGGATCAGTTTGCTCTATAAAAAATTCGTCTACACCAGGATGCTGTAATCATATGGGATGTCATGTTCAAAATTATGATGGTGACAGCTGCAGACTTTGTTTTTCTGAAATTTCTTTAGAGGACCAAAAACCTACTAAAAGTACGGAGATCCTGAAAAACCACGAATCTTTCCTAAATGGGTATCTTGAAAACATTTTTATGGTTAGGTCCTCCAATCTATCTATAGATGTTGAGTGGGTTGAATTTTTCTGCCCTCAATGTTCATCACTTCTCGGAGCTTACCCTTGTGATAATGGCAGTGCACTTGTAGATGGTGGAGTTCGATTGTTTAAATGTAATGTTTCCACTGGCCTGCCAGTTGGTGAGCCAGCGGACATATTCAG GAAGTATACACTGGAAAGTATGTTCGCAAATCAACTACTTGAGTGTGCAAAAGACGAATTATCTTTTAGGACCGTGGTTAGTGACCTAAAAAGCAGATCTCCCAGGGTGCAAATTGTTCTCATGAATACAAATTCTTGGTCTGGCACCGGTCATTGTTTGGCCAGAGAGGGCAATAAAGAACCAGTACCAAAGATAGATCTGCATCCTGTCATCAAGGTGCTATTTTCACAGTGCAGCAGCAGTACGGAATCTCAAGCACG GATGCTGGAAGATTCAGTAACGAAGGACGTAGTTGATGAAGTATTTATGCTAACACATCAAATAGAAGAACTAATCGAGACTCTTTCTGCAAGAAAGGATATGCTTCCACCTTCCTGCTCTTCCTTACAGGGTTTATCTTTGTCATCCATGCCGAGGTAG